One Pseudobutyrivibrio xylanivorans genomic window, CAATGCTATCAATTACACTGGCGATGACAAGAAGGTCACCGTAGTACAGAAGGTTCTTGGTAATGTTCTTCGAATTGAGGTTATTGATACCGGTGCAGGCGTGAAGCAGGAGGATATTCCTTACGTTTGGGATCGTTACTACAAGGATAAGACCTCACATAAACGCGCTTTACAGGGCACAGGTTTGGGGCTTTCAATCGTTAAAAATGTTCTTGAACTACATGGTGCAAAATATGGTGTCAGCTCTGTTCAGGGAAAGGGAGCTACCTTCTGGTTTGAGATAATGATTAATCCTTTCGCAGAGGACGATGAAGAAGAATAAGGAGGCATGAATGCAAAAATTTATTTCTTGGAATGTTAATGGACTAAGGGCAGTTATTGATAAAGGCTTTTGGGATTATTTTGACAGTGCAGATGCAGATATTTTCTGCTTGCAGGAGATAAAGCTTTCTGAGGGACAGCTTGAATGTGAAAAGGCGGGCTATCATATTTACTGGAATTATGCTGAGAAAAAGGGATATTCTGGTACAGCAATCTTTTCGAAGAAAGAACCACTTTCTGTCAGCTATGGTATTGGAATCGAAGAGCACGACCATGAGGGACGAGTGATTACTCTTGAGTTTGAGGATTTTTATTTCATTACCTGCTATACCCCAAACTCTCAGAATGAGTTGAAGCGTCTTGATTATAGAATGACTTGGGAGGATGATTTTAGAAATTATCTCCTTGAATTAAACAAGAAAAAGGGCGTAGTGCTCTGCGGCGATTTAAATGTTGCCCACCAGGAAATTGATCTGAAAAATCCTAAGACAAACAGGAAAAACGCTGGCTTCACTGATGAGGAGAGAGAGAAGATGACAGAGCTTCTTGAAGCAGGCTTTATTGACAGCTTCCGATACTTCTACCCAGACCAGACTGATATTTATTCATGGTGGTCATATCGTTTCAAGGCTCGCGAGAAGAATGCAGGTTGGCGCATTGACTATTTCATTGTTTCAGAGGATATGAAGGATAGAATGAAGGATGCAAAGATTCACACTGATGTGTTCGGATCTGACCATTGTCCAGTGGAACTTGATTTAAATTAGGCTTACCCTTGAGGAGTAAAAATAAAAAGGACTCTAGTTTTCACACTAGAGTCCTTTTAAATTTCATTTAGGTGTCTTATTCCTCACTGCTGTCTAAAGCCGTATCCATAAGAGTTATAAGCTCCATTGCGCTGCGGAAATTGATTTTCTCATCACGATCAGCCCATGTGATTTGGCCCTGCCAGCTGTCATTTTCACATTTATTTACATGTACAACAAATGTAGCTTCTTTAATTTCTGACATAATACTACCTCCCCTTATGAGTTTCTATGTTGCTATAATATCACACTCAGCGTTATATAAAACGTTATTTTTTTATAAACCTATTTTTTTAACAATTTTTGAGCACGGTAGTATGAAAAGTTGAAATGTCTAAAGCCTTCATGGTTATCTCCATTATAGCGATATCTGCTGGTAAGATATAATCCGTACTCATGAGCAAGCTTTTCGTTTGTGGCAAGAGCAGGTACTGCATCAGTTGAAAGATTGTTAAGAATATATTCCCTAACAGAATCGTATTCATCAATTTGTCCGTGTTCTACAGCTGCTAAATCATATTTTGCAATCTGATAGTCTGGATTAGAAAATACGAATCCAATGTAGGCAACTGTGATTGCAACCATGCAAGCCTTAAATACAGGGAAGCTTCGATTGAACATGTTTATAATCAAGAATGCAAGCCAAATGCAAAGCACTGCCAAAAACCACAATACAAAAAGTCTAAGGAATGTCAGATGGTAAACGCCGATATATAGAAGCATTCTCATGGCAGAGGAAGCTATCATAATATAGGTGCAGGCTGCAATTATCACTAGTAATGCTGTTAAAATTTTTGATGATTTAAAGGCTCTGTTGCAGACCGAAACCATGACTATATTAATCAGGCAAACTGCAAGTAACTGGTAAAAACCTTCGTGCGCATACTCTGCGTAGGTGTAACCAGCAGGAAGACTGAGGGTACCGGTGAATAAAAACATTACTTGGATGAGGCAGAATACTAAGTAAACTGATCCAATTATTGCTGTAAAAGTAATTGCTATAACTGGGTTTTCAGTGCCTTCACCCTTGGCCTTGACTTTTACATCTCCCTTTTCCAGTACGAATGGAATAAGATAAGCAGCTAAAAATGAGAATAACAATGTGAAGATGATTCCAATAATATCCCAGAAATTATCAGGCAGATGAATGGATTCAAAGAACTTCTCCAATAATCTGTTGAAGACAATGTCTGCAGATCTTAAGAGTGAAATTATGACTAGTAGTGCTGGAACAGCGCAAATTACACCTATACCAACAGCTGCAAAAGTTTGCTTCTTTGAGTCATCAAGGCTACCTTTTCTGTTTTTTACCCAGGCATTCATATCGTAAATAGGATTGAATAAATGGCCTATTGGAAGAACAATAGAAAGAAGGATGCCTAAAAGCCAGCCTGCAATATCCCAACCTGTTGTATCAATATATAGATATAAAACAAAGCTGAAAAATAGCAGGAATATTGCAATTGCGTCCAAGGCCAAAAGGGAACCACTGGTGGTCATGCATTTATGAATGGATAATAGCATTAACGAAACCGCATGGAAAATCCCAAGTGCCTTACCTCCATTTTTGGATGAAATAAGGCTCAGTCCATCCTTTTTTCTCAGTAGATGAAGCAAGCCTAAAGTCATTGCCATGAAAATTGGATAGGTAATTCCTGAATGATTCTTATACAGGCAAAAGGTATATACGATGGAGAAGAGTAGTGAAATCAATCCGTATTTTTTAAATAGGGAAGCATCGCCCTTTTCCTCTTTAACGATTGTCTTTTGTGAGACTGGCAAAGTCTGTGCTACCATTTCTTTGATTTCAGCCTCTGAATATTTTGGTCCTGAATAAATATCTCCCATGATTATCCTCCTCTTAAGACTAGTTTGTCTCTTCTGTGTTGTCTTCTACGTATTCTAAAATGTCCCCAGGCTGGCAATCCAGTGCCTTGCATATTGCATCCAAGGTTTCAAGACGGACTGCCTTTGCCTTATTATTTTTTAGGATTGAAAGATTAGCTAATGTGATACCCACCTTACCCGCCAATTCTGTCAATCCAATTTTCCGTTTTGCCATCATTACATCTAAATTAATTACAATCATAATCGGCTCCTATATGGTCAAATCGTTTTCCTGCTTGTAGCTAACAGCTCTGTCAAAAACTCTTGCTAAGACCTTGCTGAACAATCCTGCGAAAAGGAATACGCCAGCTACAATTACGGCAGCAGGAGTGAAGTACACAAAGCATCTAAGTAGCTTTAGCCCTGTGATGACAAATGCGTAGGTACCCATGCGATAAAGGCTGGTGACATTCTGCTCGACAAAACAGTTATCCTCGATTACAGTCTTCATCATCCTTCGCAGCTCGAACAGTATCAATAGCGCTGAGCCTCCAACAAGCATTATTGAAATCACAGCATAGGGATAATGATTTAAAATCTCTGCATACTCGGTGGTCTCGCCCAATAGCTTCATCACAAGCTGAACAGCATACTTCAGCCCAAAGGGAACAAGAACCTCCAGTATAAAACCAATATAAAAACAAATATCCAGTATCGTCTTTACGAATTTGTTAAGTCTGTTATCCATATCTGCCTCCATTTTTTAATCTAATATGGTTATAGCACTATTATTTTTGATTTGCAATATAAATTTATTGATTTACGATAAAATATTATTGAAAGACAGAGAAGATGCTTGGATAGGAATGCACAGTTGGTACTTTTTTTATGGACAGAAAAAGAGTATAGTGAATAATAGATATGAAAAATAAGAAAGGCGGTGGGTTATGAGAAAAATTCTGATAGCAATGGTTTTCGCTAGTGTCTTATTAGTTGGTTGTGGTGAAGCAGTTGGTTCAAAGGATCCAAACAATGATGTTGTGACCCTGAACAGATATGATTTTCATGATGAGGATTGGGATTTTGAAGGGGCTTATCTTGAATATCTAAAGGGAAAACTGGCAGAAGATGTTGCACAGATTAATGGAATCTACCAATGCTTTATATCTTTTGATATGGATGACAATGGCGGGGTTAAGGGTGTAACTGCCAATTATTTATATGACTCTGACAAGATTTCAGAGGATTCTCTTAAGGAATTGAATGAAGGTATTAAAAATACAATACAGCTCAATTTTGGAGCTGAAAAGGAAGTTAGTGTTATGGGCAGACCTCTTTTGGAGTTTACTGCCACGGATTATAGTGATGAAGTCAAAGATGAGCCTGGAATCAAGGTTATGCCTTACAACTTTGATGAGGAATCAAATATAAAATTTATGGATTAGCAAACAAAAGAGCCTCGCGGCATTTAAGCTGCGGGGCTCAGTTTTTTTATCTGGCTTTTATTTTATATTTTGATTCTCCTGAAGCTTCATAGCTCTTACCTTCAGAGGAAGTCCCCAAAGTGTGATGAAGCCCTCTGCGTCGTGATGATCGTAAAGATCACCAGTTGTGAAGCTTGCAAGTGACTCAGAGTAGAGTGAGTATGGTGATGTTGTTCCAGCTTTGATAATATTGCCCTTGTAGAGCTTGAATTTAACTTCACCTGTAACATATTCCTGAGTAGATTTCACGAAAGCCTGGATTGCATCGCAGAGAGGTGTGAACCATTTTCCTTCGTAGCAAACCTGAGCAAGCTTGTTGCCCATTTCCTTTTTCATTTCCATTGTCGCGCGGTCGAGGCAGAGCTCCTCAAGCTGAGAGTGTGCCTCCATAAGGATTGTGCCACCTGGAGTCTCGTAAACACCACGAGATTTCATTCCAACTACACGGTTTTCTACAATATCTACAATTCCAATTCCATTTCTGCCACCAATTTCATTGAGCTCCTTTATGATGTCAGAAACCTTCATTTTCTTTCCATTGACTGAAGTAGGAACACCTTTTTCAAAAGTCATAGTCACATATTCAGGCTTCTCAGGAGCTTTCTCAGGTGGAGTTGTGAGCATGAGAAGATGCTCGTAATTTGGCTCCTTTGAAGGGTCCTCAAGCTCAAGTCCTTCATGGCTGATATGCCAAAGATTTCTGTCACGGCTATAAGACTGGTCTGTTGAAAATGGAAGGTCAATGCCATGAGCCTTGCAGTAATCAATTTCATCCTGACGAGACTGAAGCTTCCACTTATCATTTCTCCAAGGAGCGATAACCTTGATATCAGGGGCAAGTGCCTTGATTCCAAGTTCGAAACGGATTTGATCATTTCCCTTACCGGTAGCACCGTGGCAGATTGCAACGGCACCTTCTTTTCTGGCAATTTCAACCAGCTTCTTTGCAATGCCTGGACGAGCCATGGCTGTCCCAAGAAGATACTTGTTCTCGTAGATTGCGCCAGCCTGAACACAAGGAACGATATAGTTTTCACAGAAGTCATCAACGATATCTTCTATATATAATTTCGAAGCTCCTGAAGCTTTAGCTCTTTCTGAAAGGCCATCCAATTCCTCTCCCTGACCGCAGTCGATACAGCAGCAGATTACTTCGTAACCATAATTCTCTTTTAACCATGGAATAATTGCGGTGGTGTCAAGTCCACCAGAGTATGCAAGTACAACTTTTTCCTGTGCCATAATAATTCTCCTTTATGAAATGTATTTGAAATTTGTATTTCCTGAAAATGAAATCTGAAAACACTTTACCACTATAAAGTGAATATTTCAAGTGAAAATTTATGCAAAAATGAAGCATAAAAATGTATTTTGTGAAATTTACACTTGAATAAATGGAAAAATGAGTGTATATTTATGCAAAAATAATTTATAAAATTACGCTGTAGCGCTTTACTTTGTGAAAGTGAAGTAATACAATGTTACTATTCAGAACCAAATAAGACTAGATAGAATAAAGCATGCTTGCATGGCTTTTTCTATTTATTCTTATTTGGTGAGATACACACATGAGCAAAAGGAAAGCACAGTATGTGCGATTTTGCGAATGTGGGCTGAATAGTAACAGCAAGTAAAGTACTAATTTAAGGAGAGACAACATGATTAAGGTAGGAATTATTGGTGCTACCGGTTATGCCGGAGCGGAGATTGTCAGATTGCTATACAGCCATCCAGAGGCTGAGATTGTTTGGTATGGTTCCAGATCGTATGTTGATGAACGATTTGCTTCTATATATAAGAATATGTTCACTCTTGTTGAGGACAAATGCTTAGATGACAACATCGTTGAACTGTCAAAGCAGGTGGATGTAATTTTTACAGCCACACCGCAAGGATACCTGGCTGGCGTTCTTACAGAGGAAATACTCAGTAATTGTAAGGTGATTGACCTGTCAGCAGATTTTAGAATCAAGGATGTTTCTACCTATGAAAAGTGGTACGGGATAGAGCATAAGTCCCCACAGTTCATTGAGGAAGCGGTGTATGGCTTATGTGAGATAAATAGAGAAAAGGAAGTGGGAGCAAGACTGATTGCTAATCCAGGATGCTACACTACCTGCTCGATTCTTACAGCTTATCCTTTGGTGAAAGCGGGGCTCATAGATACTTCTACTTTAATCATCGATGCAAAGTCAGGAACCTCTGGTGCAGGGCGCGGAGCAAAGCTTCCTAATCTTTATTGTGAAGTTAATGAAAGCATTAAGGCTTACGGTGTTACAACTCACAGACATACTCCTGAGATAGAGGAACAGCTTGGGTATGCCTGTGGTCAGGAAATATTGCTTAACTTCACTCCACACCTCGTACCTATGAATAGAGGAATTCTTGTTACTGAATATGCAAGACTTGTTAAAAAAGATGGTAAGCTCCCTACTAAGGAAGAAGTAATGGAGGCATATCATGATGCTTATGATAATGAGTTTTTCGTAAGAGTCCTTGAATATGGTGAATGCCCTGAAACCAAGTGGGTTGAAGGTAGCAATTTCGTAGATGTTAGTTGCATGATAGATGAGAGAACAGGACGTATTGTCATGATGGGAGCTCTTGATAATCTGGTTAAGGGCGCAGCTGGACAGGCGGTTCAGAATATGAATATTTTATTTGGACTAGATGAAAAGATGGGACTTGATTTTGCACCAATGTTCCCTTAAAGGCATAAATAGGAGTTTTATTATGGTTACAACAAATGAAAGCATTAAGGTTACTTTAGATTTAGGTATGCATATGAATTACGATGTAAGAACTATGGAAGAGAACGATTATGATGAGGTTTATAACCTTTGGACTACTATACATGGTTTCGCAATGCGAAGTGTTGATGATTCACGAGCAGGCGTAAAACGATTTTTAGATAGAAACCCTGGGCTTTCAGTTGTGGCTGTATCAGGCGATAAAATTGTTGGTTCCATTTTGGTGGGACATGATGGAAGACATGGAAGCTTTTATCATGTATGCGTGAAGGAGGAATATCGTAAACACGGTATAGGAAAAGCTATGGTTACAGAAGCCATGCATCGTCTGAAGGATGAGGGAATCAATAAGATTCAGTTGGTTGCATTTTCTGGTAATCAGGTTGGAAATAGTTTCTGGCACGCAGAAGGATGGAGCGAACGCGAGGACTACAATACGTACGATTTCGTTCTGAACGATGAGAATATTATAGCATTCAACAAATAGGAGATTTTTTATGAAAGAGATTAAGGGAGGCATTACAGCCGCGAAGGGTTTTAAAGTAGCTAGTACAGCCGCAGGAATTAAATACCAGGGCCGTACTGATATGGCTATGGTTTATTCTGAAGTGCCATGCGTAAGTGCTGGTACATTCACAAGCAATGTGGTGAAGGCGGCTTGTGTCCAGTGGGATATGAATATCGTAAATACGGATAAGTCAATTCAGGCAGTGGTCATCAATTCAGGTATTGCTAATGCCTGCACAGGAAAGGAAGGATTTGATGCCTGTGAAGCTACTGCAAAGGGTGTCGAGAAAGCACTTGGAGTTTCTTTTGAAAATGTTGCAGTTGCATCAACAGGGGTTATTGGAATGCAGCTTCCAGTGGACAAGCTTGTGGCAGGAGTTGAGGCCATGGCACCATTACTTGATGGAAGTATAGAGGCTGGAACAGAGGCTTCAAAAGCAATCATGACTACGGATACGGTGAATAAAGAGATTGCCGCCCAGTTTCAGGTTGGTGGCGTTACAGCCACACTCGGCGGTATGAGTAAAGGCTCAGGAATGATTCACCCTAATATGTGTACAATGCTGGCATTCCTTGGAACAGATTTAGCTATTGAAAAGAAGCTCCTTCAAAAGGCAGTAAGCGAAGTCGTTGCTGATACCTTCAATATGATTACTGTCGATGGTGATACTTCAACAAATGACACATTACTTTGCATGGCAAATGGATTAGCTGGTAATGAGATAATTAGTGCTGAGAATCAGGACTATGAAGCCTTTAAGGAAGCTTTATCATTTGTCTGTGAAAGCCTTGCGAAACGCATGGCTGCTGACGGTGAAGGTGCAAGCAAGCTGTTTGAAGCTAATATCGTAAATGCGAAGTCAAAAGAGGATGCTAAGATTTTGGCAAGAGCAATTGTTGGTTCAAATCTTTCAAAGGCAGCTATCTTTGGATGCGACGCAAACTTTGGACGCTTCTTATGTGCCATGGGATACTCTGGCGCAGATTTTGACCAGAATGATGTGGAGCTTTATTTCAAGAGTGCAAAAGGACAGCTGAAGGTTTTCGACAAGGGTACACCTCTTGAATTTGACGAGGACAAGGCACTTGAGATCATGAAGGCAGACGCTGTTACAATATTCGTGAATATGAACGAAGGCACAGCCGAAGCCACAGCCTGGGGCTGCGACTTAACGTATGATTACGTAAAGATTAATGCGGACTATAGGTCATAAAAGGTGCTTGTAAATAAACAGAATCATGAATTTAGATGAGCAGTAGCTAACAAGCTCTTGGTGTTACTCAACGAAATATGAGTTGAAATAGGACCCAAAAGGATGATTGCTAATGCAATCAACTTTTGTGGTCTAGTAAGCTTTAGCTTACATTTAAAAAGTAATACCAAGGCTTGTAAGCATAACTGCGGACTGGGAGGAAAAAATGGATAGTAGTATGCAGCCAATATTGGATAAAGCAGCAGTATTAATTGAGGCATTGCCATACATTCAAAGATTCAATCGTAAAATTATCGTTGTTAAGTACGGCGGCAGCGCCATGATTGACGAAGAACTTAAGAAGCAGGTCATTCAGGACGTTACACTGCTTAAGCTTGTAGGTTTCAAGCCTATAATTGTGCATGGTGGCGGAAAGGAAATTAGCCGCTGGGTAGAAAAAACAGGAATGGAACCTGAGTTCATTAATGGTCTGAGAAAGACTGATGAAGCCACAATGGAAATTGCCGAGATGGTTTTGAACAAGGTAAATAAATCTCTGGTTCAGAATGTCCAGTCCCTTGGTGTGAATGCAGTTGGTGTATCAGGAAAGGATGGCGGTCTTCTCAAGGTTGAAAAGAAGCTTTCAGATGGTCAGGACATAGGGTTTGTAGGAGAAATTACAGAGGTTAATCCTAAGATTATTATGGATCTTTTGGATAATGATTTTCTTCCAATTGTTTGCCCTGTTGGAATGGATGAACAATTTGTTACCTATAATATTAATGCAGACGATGCAGCCTGTGCTATTGCTAAAGCAGTGAATGCAGAAAAGCTTGCATTTCTTACTGATATTGAAGGTGTTTATAAAGATAAGGATGACCCGACTTCCCTTATTTCAGAGCTTTCAGTTGAAGAAGCTAAGGGCTTGATTGGTGACGGTTATATCGGTGGCGGCATGCTACCAAAGCTTAATAACTGTATCGACGCAATTGAGCAGGGGGTTAGTCGTGTACATATTCTTGATGGAAGAATTGCTCACTGCCTGCTTCTTGAAATTTTCACTAACAAGGGAATTGGAACTGCAATTATAGGCGACAAAGATATGAGGTATTACAATGAATAAGAAAGAGTATATTGAGAAGGCTGAGAAAAATCTTTTCCATGTTTACAACCGTTTCCCAGTGATTTTTGATTATGGCAGGGGTGTTCATCTTTATGATGAGTTGGATGAAGAGTATCTGGATTTTGCATCAGGAATAGGTGTTATGGCATTTGGCTATGGCAATGAGGATTTCGAGGATGCACTTTGTACTCAGGTTAAGCGAATCACTCATACCTCAAATCTTTATTATCATATTCCAATGATAGAGGCCGCTGAAAAGCTGACAAAGGCTTCGGGAATGGATAAAGTATTCTTTACAAATTCTGGCGCAGAAGCTATTGAGGGAGCACTAAAGACTGCAAAGAAATTCGCATATACGAAGAAAGGTTCTGGAGATTACGAAGTGATTGCCATGGAAAACAGCTTTCATGGAAGAACAGTAGGTTCTCTTTCAGTCACAGGAACCGAGCACTACCGTGAGCCATTTTATCCATTGATGTCAGGTGTAAAGTTTGCTACCTTCAATGATTTTGGAAGTATTCTTGCAAATCTTACAGATAATACCTGCGCCATTATAATGGAAACAGTTCAGGGAGAGGGAGGCCTTTATCCAGCAGATCCGGAATTCTTAAAGAAGGTTAGACAGCTTTGCGATGATGAGGGAATACTTCTGATTCTGGACGAGGTTCAGTGTGGAATGGGGCGTACTGGAAGCTACTATGCATTCCAACAATATGGAATCAAGCCTGATATTTTAACTACAGCAAAGGCTCTGGGAAATGGTGTTCCTATCGGTGCTTTCTGTGT contains:
- a CDS encoding argininosuccinate synthase, whose translation is MAQEKVVLAYSGGLDTTAIIPWLKENYGYEVICCCIDCGQGEELDGLSERAKASGASKLYIEDIVDDFCENYIVPCVQAGAIYENKYLLGTAMARPGIAKKLVEIARKEGAVAICHGATGKGNDQIRFELGIKALAPDIKVIAPWRNDKWKLQSRQDEIDYCKAHGIDLPFSTDQSYSRDRNLWHISHEGLELEDPSKEPNYEHLLMLTTPPEKAPEKPEYVTMTFEKGVPTSVNGKKMKVSDIIKELNEIGGRNGIGIVDIVENRVVGMKSRGVYETPGGTILMEAHSQLEELCLDRATMEMKKEMGNKLAQVCYEGKWFTPLCDAIQAFVKSTQEYVTGEVKFKLYKGNIIKAGTTSPYSLYSESLASFTTGDLYDHHDAEGFITLWGLPLKVRAMKLQENQNIK
- a CDS encoding helix-turn-helix domain-containing protein, producing MMIVINLDVMMAKRKIGLTELAGKVGITLANLSILKNNKAKAVRLETLDAICKALDCQPGDILEYVEDNTEETN
- a CDS encoding DUF4153 domain-containing protein — protein: MGDIYSGPKYSEAEIKEMVAQTLPVSQKTIVKEEKGDASLFKKYGLISLLFSIVYTFCLYKNHSGITYPIFMAMTLGLLHLLRKKDGLSLISSKNGGKALGIFHAVSLMLLSIHKCMTTSGSLLALDAIAIFLLFFSFVLYLYIDTTGWDIAGWLLGILLSIVLPIGHLFNPIYDMNAWVKNRKGSLDDSKKQTFAAVGIGVICAVPALLVIISLLRSADIVFNRLLEKFFESIHLPDNFWDIIGIIFTLLFSFLAAYLIPFVLEKGDVKVKAKGEGTENPVIAITFTAIIGSVYLVFCLIQVMFLFTGTLSLPAGYTYAEYAHEGFYQLLAVCLINIVMVSVCNRAFKSSKILTALLVIIAACTYIMIASSAMRMLLYIGVYHLTFLRLFVLWFLAVLCIWLAFLIINMFNRSFPVFKACMVAITVAYIGFVFSNPDYQIAKYDLAAVEHGQIDEYDSVREYILNNLSTDAVPALATNEKLAHEYGLYLTSRYRYNGDNHEGFRHFNFSYYRAQKLLKK
- a CDS encoding DUF2975 domain-containing protein, whose amino-acid sequence is MDNRLNKFVKTILDICFYIGFILEVLVPFGLKYAVQLVMKLLGETTEYAEILNHYPYAVISIMLVGGSALLILFELRRMMKTVIEDNCFVEQNVTSLYRMGTYAFVITGLKLLRCFVYFTPAAVIVAGVFLFAGLFSKVLARVFDRAVSYKQENDLTI
- a CDS encoding exodeoxyribonuclease III, with protein sequence MQKFISWNVNGLRAVIDKGFWDYFDSADADIFCLQEIKLSEGQLECEKAGYHIYWNYAEKKGYSGTAIFSKKEPLSVSYGIGIEEHDHEGRVITLEFEDFYFITCYTPNSQNELKRLDYRMTWEDDFRNYLLELNKKKGVVLCGDLNVAHQEIDLKNPKTNRKNAGFTDEEREKMTELLEAGFIDSFRYFYPDQTDIYSWWSYRFKAREKNAGWRIDYFIVSEDMKDRMKDAKIHTDVFGSDHCPVELDLN
- the argB gene encoding acetylglutamate kinase; protein product: MDSSMQPILDKAAVLIEALPYIQRFNRKIIVVKYGGSAMIDEELKKQVIQDVTLLKLVGFKPIIVHGGGKEISRWVEKTGMEPEFINGLRKTDEATMEIAEMVLNKVNKSLVQNVQSLGVNAVGVSGKDGGLLKVEKKLSDGQDIGFVGEITEVNPKIIMDLLDNDFLPIVCPVGMDEQFVTYNINADDAACAIAKAVNAEKLAFLTDIEGVYKDKDDPTSLISELSVEEAKGLIGDGYIGGGMLPKLNNCIDAIEQGVSRVHILDGRIAHCLLLEIFTNKGIGTAIIGDKDMRYYNE
- the argJ gene encoding bifunctional ornithine acetyltransferase/N-acetylglutamate synthase, encoding MKEIKGGITAAKGFKVASTAAGIKYQGRTDMAMVYSEVPCVSAGTFTSNVVKAACVQWDMNIVNTDKSIQAVVINSGIANACTGKEGFDACEATAKGVEKALGVSFENVAVASTGVIGMQLPVDKLVAGVEAMAPLLDGSIEAGTEASKAIMTTDTVNKEIAAQFQVGGVTATLGGMSKGSGMIHPNMCTMLAFLGTDLAIEKKLLQKAVSEVVADTFNMITVDGDTSTNDTLLCMANGLAGNEIISAENQDYEAFKEALSFVCESLAKRMAADGEGASKLFEANIVNAKSKEDAKILARAIVGSNLSKAAIFGCDANFGRFLCAMGYSGADFDQNDVELYFKSAKGQLKVFDKGTPLEFDEDKALEIMKADAVTIFVNMNEGTAEATAWGCDLTYDYVKINADYRS
- a CDS encoding GNAT family N-acetyltransferase, whose translation is MNYDVRTMEENDYDEVYNLWTTIHGFAMRSVDDSRAGVKRFLDRNPGLSVVAVSGDKIVGSILVGHDGRHGSFYHVCVKEEYRKHGIGKAMVTEAMHRLKDEGINKIQLVAFSGNQVGNSFWHAEGWSEREDYNTYDFVLNDENIIAFNK
- a CDS encoding aspartate aminotransferase family protein; this encodes MNKKEYIEKAEKNLFHVYNRFPVIFDYGRGVHLYDELDEEYLDFASGIGVMAFGYGNEDFEDALCTQVKRITHTSNLYYHIPMIEAAEKLTKASGMDKVFFTNSGAEAIEGALKTAKKFAYTKKGSGDYEVIAMENSFHGRTVGSLSVTGTEHYREPFYPLMSGVKFATFNDFGSILANLTDNTCAIIMETVQGEGGLYPADPEFLKKVRQLCDDEGILLILDEVQCGMGRTGSYYAFQQYGIKPDILTTAKALGNGVPIGAFCVTDAVAEASLVPGDHGTTYGGNPLCTAAVSQVFDMFEDYKIIDHVNDISKYFEQVLDVLVNKYDFITERRGLGLMQGLVLTVPVKEVVNRALLEEHLVVLSAGADVLRLLPPLVITEQDIDEFKKKIEKIFDSYLK
- the argC gene encoding N-acetyl-gamma-glutamyl-phosphate reductase yields the protein MIKVGIIGATGYAGAEIVRLLYSHPEAEIVWYGSRSYVDERFASIYKNMFTLVEDKCLDDNIVELSKQVDVIFTATPQGYLAGVLTEEILSNCKVIDLSADFRIKDVSTYEKWYGIEHKSPQFIEEAVYGLCEINREKEVGARLIANPGCYTTCSILTAYPLVKAGLIDTSTLIIDAKSGTSGAGRGAKLPNLYCEVNESIKAYGVTTHRHTPEIEEQLGYACGQEILLNFTPHLVPMNRGILVTEYARLVKKDGKLPTKEEVMEAYHDAYDNEFFVRVLEYGECPETKWVEGSNFVDVSCMIDERTGRIVMMGALDNLVKGAAGQAVQNMNILFGLDEKMGLDFAPMFP